From one Thermatribacter velox genomic stretch:
- a CDS encoding SDR family NAD(P)-dependent oxidoreductase gives MAYFFDLSGKVAIVTGSSRGLGKAMAIALAQAGANLVVTSRNPKSLEETCNIIEQYGSKALPCQLDVTSTESISQMVETVIREFGRIDILVNNAGMNIRKPALSLSEEDWDRVINTNLKSVFFCSQKVAPYMMKQKWGRIINIGSATTVFGFPNMNPYCASRGGIVQLTRSLAAEWGKYGITVNVLAPGWFRTEQTRVLWENPRWMEMVTRRTPLGRIGEPEELGPVVVFLASEQASFITGAVLMVDGGFTGCDSEIMDVSYFQQR, from the coding sequence ATGGCTTATTTTTTTGACCTGTCGGGAAAAGTTGCAATCGTAACCGGCAGCAGCAGAGGCCTTGGAAAAGCAATGGCAATAGCCCTCGCCCAGGCAGGGGCAAACTTAGTGGTTACCAGCAGGAACCCTAAAAGTCTTGAAGAAACCTGCAATATCATAGAACAATACGGTAGCAAAGCTCTGCCTTGCCAGCTTGATGTAACTTCCACAGAAAGCATCAGCCAAATGGTAGAAACAGTCATCCGCGAATTCGGCCGCATTGACATTCTGGTAAACAACGCTGGAATGAATATTCGCAAGCCGGCACTGAGCCTCTCTGAAGAGGACTGGGACAGAGTTATCAATACCAATCTCAAAAGCGTTTTCTTTTGTTCCCAAAAAGTGGCTCCCTATATGATGAAGCAAAAATGGGGAAGAATAATAAACATAGGTTCAGCCACCACTGTCTTCGGCTTTCCTAATATGAACCCTTACTGCGCAAGTCGTGGAGGCATCGTTCAACTCACTCGCAGCCTTGCAGCCGAATGGGGGAAATATGGCATAACAGTAAACGTTCTGGCACCAGGCTGGTTTCGCACAGAACAAACCCGAGTGTTGTGGGAAAACCCTCGCTGGATGGAAATGGTAACCAGAAGAACACCGCTGGGTAGAATCGGGGAACCTGAAGAATTAGGTCCAGTAGTTGTATTTTTGGCTTCGGAACAGGCTTCCTTTATAACCGGAGCAGTATTAATGGTAGATGGAGGGTTCACCGGCTGTGATAGCGAAATTATGGATGTTTCCTACTTTCAGCAGCGATAA
- a CDS encoding FGGY-family carbohydrate kinase, whose translation MSYILSADFGTSSLKISLLDYNLNLIKSVKANYTYEVKKGKEVEIAPEILLQAFKKGVEILGQEHTNKIEYVVCDTLCPSLIAMDREGNPLYPAILHLDRRSTKQARKALQVVGKDTFLKTNGNLPFPGGISLTSILWIKENYPELYQKTQVFGHFNTFLQKFMVGKFFIDPTHASFTGLYETLKWGGWSKELCKGLDIDASKLPEIADSNQITGGLKKEAARFLGLREGIPVLMGANDTATAALGAGATEEGQILNISGSNEIITVTLEKPLPHEKVYLRTHAVRNRWLLLAITVGGGALEWFRREFYREMSREEFYEKYFPEVVKRASKPRVHFYPYLAGDRHSINQRRARFSNLTLDTTREEMLCALLFGIFEPINLVLSIYRNQVKFKEEVALTGGMVNEAFLEFKKRVFPDFVFKNVQECVAIGNGKLALSGKS comes from the coding sequence GTGAGCTACATACTTTCTGCCGATTTTGGCACCTCTTCACTAAAAATCAGTCTTCTTGATTACAACCTAAACCTGATTAAAAGTGTAAAGGCCAACTATACTTACGAAGTAAAAAAGGGCAAGGAAGTAGAAATTGCTCCAGAAATACTGCTTCAGGCTTTCAAGAAGGGTGTTGAAATTCTGGGCCAAGAGCACACGAATAAAATAGAGTATGTGGTTTGCGACACTCTCTGCCCTTCACTCATTGCGATGGACAGAGAGGGCAACCCTCTTTATCCAGCCATTCTGCACCTCGATAGACGAAGCACCAAGCAGGCCAGAAAAGCCCTGCAGGTAGTTGGTAAGGATACCTTCTTGAAAACAAATGGAAACCTTCCTTTTCCTGGGGGTATCTCACTAACCAGCATCCTCTGGATAAAAGAAAACTATCCTGAGCTTTATCAAAAAACCCAGGTATTTGGCCACTTCAACACTTTTTTACAAAAATTCATGGTCGGAAAGTTCTTTATCGACCCAACTCATGCCTCCTTCACCGGGCTTTATGAAACTCTTAAGTGGGGAGGCTGGTCAAAGGAGCTATGCAAAGGCTTAGATATTGATGCCTCAAAGCTTCCTGAAATAGCTGACTCAAATCAAATCACCGGAGGACTGAAAAAAGAAGCCGCCAGGTTCCTGGGCCTGCGAGAAGGAATACCTGTTCTGATGGGTGCTAACGACACCGCTACTGCTGCGCTTGGAGCTGGTGCCACAGAAGAAGGACAGATATTGAACATCTCTGGAAGTAATGAAATAATAACCGTCACACTTGAAAAGCCCCTACCCCATGAGAAAGTATACTTGAGGACACACGCTGTCCGGAACAGATGGCTCCTCTTAGCCATTACCGTGGGCGGAGGTGCTCTGGAGTGGTTCCGCAGAGAATTCTATCGGGAAATGTCTCGTGAAGAATTTTATGAAAAATACTTCCCAGAAGTAGTCAAAAGAGCCAGTAAACCAAGGGTGCATTTCTATCCCTATCTCGCCGGAGACCGACACAGCATTAACCAGCGCAGAGCTCGTTTTTCAAACCTCACCCTGGATACGACCAGAGAGGAAATGCTCTGTGCGCTTCTCTTTGGTATATTTGAACCCATCAACTTGGTTCTCTCCATCTACCGCAACCAGGTAAAGTTTAAGGAAGAAGTAGCCCTTACTGGTGGAATGGTAAACGAAGCCTTTCTGGAATTCAAAAAAAGAGTATTTCCTGACTTCGTATTTAAAAACGTTCAAGAATGTGTAGCCATCGGTAACGGCAAACTTGCCCTCTCAGGCAAGTCGTAG
- a CDS encoding TRAP transporter small permease: MVTRKRRTGMFIFDTVLDIITTIGFSLMLLSAVTQVLFRYALRISVPWTEELARYLLIYITFWGGAIAIRTREHISIPALLERLSEKTRSLIELIFIALMIIFLAVAFLGSLTMIRVTWETPTGSIGWLTMGMVYLALPTGVIFMFIYLADWALELIKKIKSA; the protein is encoded by the coding sequence ATGGTCACCAGGAAACGAAGAACGGGAATGTTCATTTTTGACACCGTCCTCGATATTATCACCACCATTGGTTTCAGCCTTATGCTTTTAAGTGCGGTAACGCAAGTTCTTTTCCGCTACGCCTTGCGTATCTCGGTCCCCTGGACAGAAGAGTTAGCAAGATACCTTTTGATTTACATCACTTTCTGGGGAGGAGCAATTGCCATAAGGACCAGAGAGCATATTAGCATTCCTGCCCTCCTTGAACGCTTATCCGAAAAAACTCGAAGTCTAATTGAACTTATTTTCATAGCACTTATGATCATATTTTTGGCTGTTGCCTTTTTAGGGAGCCTTACCATGATCAGGGTTACCTGGGAAACACCTACAGGATCCATTGGCTGGTTAACCATGGGTATGGTATACCTTGCTCTACCTACCGGGGTCATTTTTATGTTTATCTACCTTGCAGATTGGGCTCTGGAACTGATCAAGAAAATTAAATCCGCTTAA
- a CDS encoding family 10 glycosylhydrolase, with translation MLKRVMTLFLICGVALSLGALASAQNLRGVWVDTKSIPRTPEEITTMVDQLYHVGFNAIFLESFYHGETIYPSSFLASLGLPKQQKLFAEAGYDPLEVFLSEAHKRSMQVHAWVHIFYISLDEAGEILNLYPHWAVVSKEGKPGYQSGNHFFFWLCPMEKEIWDFYLNLFSEIAEKYPVDGIHFDYCRFPEFTLADTCYAQAHRQSFFASYGLDPITLSPLENPTAYKQWIQFRTEQLTEFVRYLTSNLKNRFPALLLSCAIKPLGFPLGLYPGALQDWPTWGKEKLFDFLVAMTYTSRPREFEGMVHWVGTFLEETPFAAGVWAFNQKTETILEEIKRALCYCYPLTGIVIFAYPYLSKETLHALTQEFLSGNCSPTKAFLPLSFYQVNHRSAHVFFTQEAVTVDGILSETSWKRADWQNNFITITGEPSRYSTSFALLYDKENLYCAFKLELLTPTQSRFREHDSPVFYEPSVEIFIDPFANSGIWYQIAINYNGTVYDSFSLTGSRFNGNWKVAVHKDSNDTLYIEIALPFQELGKRPEKGEIWGANFCRNEPEKDEFSVFSPVPGLYATPTLLGNIIFEK, from the coding sequence ATGCTAAAAAGAGTTATGACGCTCTTTTTAATCTGTGGAGTTGCCTTGTCGTTAGGCGCTCTCGCCTCGGCGCAAAATCTGCGTGGAGTCTGGGTAGACACAAAAAGCATCCCGCGCACACCAGAAGAAATTACAACTATGGTTGACCAATTGTACCATGTCGGCTTCAACGCCATTTTCCTGGAATCTTTTTACCATGGAGAAACCATATACCCTTCCTCCTTCCTGGCTTCTCTGGGACTGCCCAAACAACAAAAGCTTTTTGCAGAGGCTGGATACGACCCCTTAGAAGTCTTTTTGAGCGAAGCTCATAAACGCTCCATGCAAGTTCATGCCTGGGTACACATCTTTTATATAAGTCTGGATGAAGCCGGAGAAATACTCAATCTTTATCCCCACTGGGCAGTGGTGAGTAAAGAGGGAAAACCAGGTTATCAAAGTGGTAACCACTTCTTTTTCTGGCTTTGTCCCATGGAGAAGGAAATATGGGATTTCTATCTCAATCTTTTTTCAGAAATAGCTGAAAAATATCCCGTTGATGGTATTCATTTCGACTATTGCCGCTTTCCCGAATTCACCCTTGCAGACACTTGTTATGCCCAAGCGCACCGCCAGAGTTTTTTTGCAAGTTACGGCCTTGACCCCATAACGCTTTCCCCTCTGGAAAACCCAACAGCATACAAGCAGTGGATTCAATTCCGCACCGAACAGCTCACGGAATTTGTACGCTACCTAACCAGCAACTTAAAGAATCGTTTCCCTGCATTGCTTCTTTCCTGTGCCATAAAACCCCTTGGCTTCCCCCTGGGGTTGTACCCCGGAGCTTTACAGGATTGGCCTACCTGGGGCAAAGAAAAACTCTTTGATTTTCTGGTTGCCATGACCTACACTTCAAGGCCCAGGGAATTTGAGGGCATGGTCCACTGGGTAGGAACCTTTCTTGAGGAAACACCTTTTGCGGCAGGTGTATGGGCTTTCAACCAGAAAACAGAAACTATTCTTGAAGAGATCAAACGAGCTCTATGTTACTGTTACCCTCTTACAGGAATAGTAATTTTTGCTTACCCTTACCTCTCCAAAGAAACTTTGCATGCGCTTACCCAGGAATTTCTCTCCGGCAATTGTTCTCCAACGAAAGCCTTTCTGCCCCTCTCCTTCTACCAGGTTAACCATCGCTCGGCACACGTATTCTTCACTCAGGAAGCCGTCACCGTCGATGGTATATTGAGCGAAACCAGCTGGAAAAGAGCCGACTGGCAAAACAACTTTATCACTATAACTGGAGAACCCTCCCGATATTCAACCTCTTTCGCCTTGCTCTACGACAAAGAAAATCTTTACTGTGCCTTCAAGCTCGAGCTGCTTACTCCCACCCAGTCTCGTTTCAGGGAACATGATAGCCCGGTATTTTATGAGCCTTCGGTAGAGATTTTTATTGACCCCTTTGCCAATTCTGGCATCTGGTACCAGATTGCAATAAACTATAACGGTACTGTCTATGATTCTTTTTCACTTACTGGAAGTAGATTCAATGGCAACTGGAAAGTGGCCGTCCACAAAGATTCCAACGATACCCTCTATATCGAGATAGCTCTTCCTTTCCAGGAGCTCGGCAAAAGGCCGGAAAAAGGAGAAATTTGGGGAGCCAACTTCTGCCGCAACGAACCGGAAAAAGACGAATTCAGTGTTTTCTCGCCTGTACCCGGTTTATACGCTACACCAACACTGCTTGGAAACATAATTTTTGAAAAATAA
- a CDS encoding L-fucose isomerase, whose product MLNSIKVFRGEKRFVEDFPKIGIRPVVDGRYGGVRESLEGQTMRLARLVAEFLEQHLFLPNGERVKCILPDCCIGGVAEARMVDEFFHREGVGVSITVTPCWCYGSETMDMSRELPKAVWGFNGTERPGAVYLAAVSAAHNQKGLPIFKIYGQDVQDKDDNFIPEDVQEKLLKFARGALAVSIMKNKSYLAIGSVSMGIAGSIVDADFFEDYLGMRVEYVDMTEVLRRIEEKIYDEEELERALVWVRKYCKEGMDPNPPEKRVSAEVKEKVWRFVVSMAIIVRDLMVGNPKLKEKGFPEESLGHNAIIAGFQGQRHWTDHFPNGDFMEAILNSSFDWNGLREPYIVATENDCLNAVSMLFGHLLTNTAQIFADVRTYWSPRAIERVSGWKPEGLASEGIIHLINSGAAALDGTGEEELNGKPAIKPFWEITPEEVEKCLEATRFCYANLGYFRGGGFSSQFTTRGGMPVTISRINLVKGLGPVLQIAEGYTVELPPQVHKILNERTDPTWPTTWFVPKLTGKGAFRSVYSVMENWGANHCSICYGHVGDLFLVLASMLRIPVNMHNVEEERIFRPSVWSAFGTEDLEGADFRACKTLGPLYKK is encoded by the coding sequence ATGTTAAACTCGATTAAAGTGTTTCGGGGAGAAAAAAGGTTTGTGGAGGATTTCCCCAAAATAGGCATTCGTCCGGTTGTTGACGGGCGTTACGGTGGAGTCAGAGAATCGCTGGAAGGGCAGACCATGCGACTTGCCCGGCTGGTGGCAGAGTTTTTGGAACAACACCTCTTTCTGCCTAATGGGGAGCGGGTGAAGTGTATTCTACCGGATTGTTGCATTGGTGGTGTTGCTGAAGCAAGAATGGTGGATGAGTTTTTCCACAGAGAAGGGGTTGGGGTTTCGATAACGGTCACTCCCTGCTGGTGCTATGGTTCGGAGACCATGGATATGTCAAGGGAGCTACCCAAAGCAGTGTGGGGTTTTAACGGGACTGAACGCCCCGGTGCGGTGTATCTTGCCGCAGTTTCTGCAGCTCACAATCAAAAAGGGTTACCTATTTTTAAGATTTATGGTCAAGACGTGCAGGATAAGGATGACAATTTTATTCCTGAAGATGTGCAGGAAAAGCTTCTTAAATTTGCTCGAGGAGCACTCGCTGTATCCATAATGAAAAACAAGTCCTATCTTGCCATAGGAAGTGTTTCTATGGGTATTGCTGGTTCCATAGTGGATGCAGACTTTTTTGAGGACTACCTTGGTATGCGAGTTGAGTATGTGGACATGACCGAAGTTTTACGGCGAATTGAGGAAAAGATTTATGATGAGGAGGAGCTGGAGCGAGCCCTTGTCTGGGTAAGGAAGTATTGTAAAGAAGGCATGGATCCCAATCCTCCTGAAAAAAGGGTGAGTGCTGAAGTTAAAGAAAAAGTATGGCGTTTTGTGGTTTCTATGGCAATCATAGTCAGGGATTTAATGGTAGGAAATCCGAAGCTTAAGGAAAAAGGATTTCCCGAAGAAAGTCTGGGTCACAATGCCATTATTGCCGGTTTTCAGGGTCAGCGACACTGGACGGACCACTTTCCCAATGGAGATTTTATGGAAGCTATTTTAAATTCTTCTTTTGATTGGAACGGTTTGCGAGAACCCTATATTGTAGCTACTGAAAATGATTGTCTCAATGCGGTTAGCATGCTTTTTGGCCATCTTCTTACTAACACTGCTCAGATTTTTGCAGATGTACGGACCTATTGGAGCCCCCGGGCTATTGAGCGAGTCAGTGGCTGGAAACCGGAAGGCTTGGCAAGTGAGGGCATTATTCATCTCATCAACTCTGGAGCAGCAGCTCTCGATGGGACTGGAGAAGAAGAACTTAACGGAAAACCTGCCATAAAGCCTTTCTGGGAAATTACTCCAGAAGAGGTTGAAAAGTGTCTTGAAGCCACTCGTTTTTGCTATGCCAATCTGGGTTATTTCAGAGGAGGGGGATTCTCCAGCCAGTTTACGACCAGGGGTGGTATGCCAGTAACCATTTCCCGCATTAATCTGGTTAAAGGTTTGGGACCGGTACTCCAGATAGCCGAAGGTTATACTGTGGAGCTGCCTCCTCAGGTTCACAAGATTCTTAACGAAAGAACTGACCCCACCTGGCCCACCACCTGGTTTGTGCCCAAGCTTACCGGGAAGGGCGCCTTTCGAAGTGTCTACTCGGTAATGGAAAACTGGGGAGCTAACCACTGTTCAATCTGTTATGGACATGTGGGAGACCTCTTTCTGGTTCTTGCTTCGATGCTGCGTATTCCAGTGAATATGCACAATGTGGAGGAAGAGCGTATTTTCCGGCCCAGCGTGTGGAGTGCTTTTGGTACTGAAGACCTGGAAGGTGCTGACTTTAGGGCCTGTAAGACACTGGGACCACTTTATAAAAAATAG
- a CDS encoding HD-GYP domain-containing protein gives MESYFWDSFLERVYQEVDDSSIRSISLLCRLLDGRLEVVSTFLQDKGIDPLFRGVRISPPLSKEKVNPENAVLVLPIAPELAHLTYFAGVSEAGNRFLLIVLSFGPMVVAAVAEKDISTKLTEVLQKIASSNEMLRKERFRLYEQLNHRLVLDSFLFSLVTLLQAVEPYTYYHSLRVAAFAQSVALGMNLSLEIQETLRVAGLVHDLGKLFVPREILLKPGRLTREELEEVKRHVSYLDRIFLGNTFMEDYLHIARLHHERLDGSGYLGLKEEEIPFEARILAVCDVFDALLHHRPYRRAYSFEEAVKEINAMGKAGKLDAKVIEKALLSVPEYYLRKRKEEGLPLFPGIEVSVRRIRGGESFEKEIYPGRVVEVERDKIILAFDSPPSLSSEESVLISWDLFYSAFELTARLILVEGRHFTFLVKRTEERRRAFALPWNLQIHFMKFEPGQSGELVRLLMQNLKNLHQGETEIIGGDRMTFLTDSSSLQVGDNLVVLFEAYGERFIVPARVVKVENLGFVQRVHLEDFALPQREVDRIYGILFRREAEIRFRVSKTSLVNTS, from the coding sequence TTGGAGAGCTATTTCTGGGATAGTTTTCTGGAGAGAGTATATCAAGAAGTCGATGATTCAAGCATTAGATCGATAAGTCTTTTGTGTCGTTTGCTTGATGGCCGTTTGGAAGTTGTTTCCACTTTTTTGCAAGATAAAGGCATTGATCCTCTCTTTAGAGGCGTTAGAATCAGTCCTCCTCTTAGTAAAGAAAAAGTTAATCCTGAAAACGCGGTTCTTGTTTTGCCTATTGCTCCAGAACTGGCACACCTCACTTATTTCGCTGGCGTTTCCGAGGCTGGCAATAGGTTTTTGCTGATTGTCCTTTCCTTTGGTCCTATGGTAGTAGCCGCCGTTGCAGAAAAGGATATTTCTACAAAGTTGACCGAAGTACTTCAGAAGATAGCTTCTTCTAACGAAATGCTGAGGAAAGAACGTTTTAGGCTATATGAACAGTTGAACCACCGGTTAGTGCTTGATTCCTTTCTTTTTAGTCTGGTTACTTTGCTTCAGGCTGTTGAGCCCTACACCTACTACCACTCTCTGCGGGTAGCTGCTTTTGCTCAAAGTGTAGCTTTAGGAATGAACCTTTCGCTGGAGATTCAAGAAACCTTAAGAGTAGCCGGGCTCGTTCATGATTTGGGCAAGCTCTTCGTTCCTCGGGAAATTCTTCTGAAACCCGGAAGACTTACTAGGGAGGAACTTGAGGAAGTCAAACGGCATGTTTCCTATCTGGATAGAATTTTTTTGGGAAATACTTTTATGGAAGATTACCTCCACATAGCTCGTTTGCATCATGAGCGCCTCGACGGAAGTGGCTATCTTGGACTGAAAGAAGAAGAGATACCCTTTGAAGCGAGAATTCTTGCTGTGTGTGATGTTTTCGATGCTCTTTTGCATCATCGCCCTTACCGGAGGGCTTATTCTTTTGAAGAAGCGGTAAAAGAAATAAACGCTATGGGTAAAGCAGGGAAACTCGATGCTAAGGTGATTGAAAAAGCTTTGTTGAGTGTTCCTGAGTACTACTTGAGAAAAAGAAAAGAAGAAGGGTTGCCCCTTTTTCCAGGTATAGAAGTTTCGGTACGTCGTATCAGGGGTGGTGAAAGCTTTGAGAAAGAGATTTACCCTGGAAGAGTTGTGGAAGTGGAGCGAGACAAAATAATTCTTGCTTTTGATTCTCCACCCTCTCTTTCATCTGAAGAAAGCGTGCTTATTTCCTGGGACCTTTTTTACTCAGCTTTTGAGCTTACTGCTCGCCTTATTTTGGTAGAGGGTCGTCATTTTACTTTTTTGGTTAAAAGAACCGAAGAGCGACGTAGGGCTTTCGCTTTGCCCTGGAATTTGCAGATTCATTTCATGAAGTTTGAGCCGGGGCAGTCGGGAGAGCTTGTTCGCTTGCTTATGCAGAATTTGAAAAATCTTCATCAAGGAGAAACAGAAATTATTGGTGGGGATCGCATGACCTTTTTGACTGATAGCTCTTCTTTACAGGTGGGAGATAATCTGGTTGTACTTTTTGAGGCCTATGGAGAACGATTTATTGTTCCTGCCAGGGTCGTTAAGGTGGAAAATCTTGGTTTTGTGCAGAGGGTGCATCTTGAGGACTTTGCTCTTCCTCAGCGCGAAGTAGATCGTATTTACGGTATCCTTTTCCGCAGGGAAGCGGAAATTCGATTTAGAGTAAGTAAGACATCCTTGGTTAATACGAGTTGA
- a CDS encoding TRAP transporter large permease produces the protein MGFLLFVIILIALFMSGLPVAFALGITGLFLMQILWGGSVNFGIVAQRLLYGANNFVILAIPFFLLAGKLMNTGGITRRIFKFAEMLVGHLPGGLGQVNVVASMIFSGMSGLAAADTAGLGLVEIKAMRDAGYDDDFSCAITGASSTIGPIIPPSVPLVIYGILSTTSIGRLLIGGIIPGIVVGISLMLMVAFYARRKNCPRRRKATLSELRQAFKEAIGPILTPVILIGGILSGIFTPTEAAAIAVVYALVLGCIVYREISLSDLWRILKETARETATITFIISCALFYGWVLIRSRTPIALLEFFTGVSTSPLAILMMLNIFLLVIGCFMETIAAISTLVPILTPLILKVGIDPVHFGLVMVLNLMIGLLTPPFGINLFILNKISGVPTLRVARACLPFFIPLIGALVLITVFPQIVTFLPNLVFGR, from the coding sequence ATGGGCTTTTTGCTATTTGTCATTATTCTCATAGCTCTTTTCATGAGCGGCCTACCAGTAGCTTTCGCTCTTGGCATTACCGGGTTATTCTTGATGCAAATCCTTTGGGGTGGTTCCGTCAATTTTGGTATTGTGGCTCAGCGATTGCTCTATGGAGCCAACAATTTTGTAATCCTGGCCATACCCTTTTTCCTGCTTGCTGGCAAGCTCATGAACACCGGGGGCATCACCAGAAGGATTTTCAAATTTGCAGAAATGCTTGTCGGCCACCTACCTGGTGGACTGGGTCAGGTCAATGTAGTAGCCAGCATGATATTTTCCGGCATGTCAGGACTTGCTGCTGCAGATACCGCAGGACTCGGCCTGGTTGAAATAAAAGCCATGCGGGATGCAGGTTACGACGACGATTTCAGCTGCGCCATAACTGGAGCGAGCTCCACCATTGGGCCTATAATTCCACCCAGCGTCCCCCTGGTTATTTACGGCATTTTGAGCACCACCTCCATAGGAAGACTCCTGATAGGAGGCATTATACCGGGAATAGTGGTTGGGATTTCTCTAATGCTAATGGTAGCCTTTTACGCCAGGCGCAAAAATTGCCCTCGTCGCCGAAAGGCTACGCTTTCGGAACTGCGCCAAGCTTTCAAGGAAGCAATCGGTCCAATTTTGACTCCGGTCATCCTGATAGGGGGGATTTTAAGTGGTATTTTTACTCCTACCGAAGCCGCAGCAATAGCCGTAGTATATGCATTGGTACTGGGGTGCATAGTATATCGGGAAATTTCTCTTTCTGATTTGTGGAGAATTCTGAAAGAAACTGCCAGAGAAACAGCAACCATAACTTTCATAATAAGCTGTGCCCTCTTTTATGGATGGGTCTTAATAAGGAGCAGGACGCCCATCGCACTACTTGAATTCTTCACTGGAGTAAGCACTAGTCCCTTGGCTATACTCATGATGCTCAACATTTTCTTACTGGTCATTGGCTGTTTTATGGAAACTATTGCAGCAATAAGCACTCTGGTACCCATTCTCACCCCTTTAATTCTCAAAGTGGGAATAGACCCGGTACACTTTGGTCTGGTGATGGTTTTGAACCTCATGATTGGACTTTTGACTCCTCCTTTTGGTATCAACCTGTTTATCCTTAACAAAATAAGTGGCGTGCCAACCTTGCGGGTAGCAAGAGCTTGCTTGCCTTTCTTCATACCCCTGATTGGAGCTTTGGTACTTATAACCGTCTTCCCACAAATTGTGACCTTCCTGCCCAACCTGGTTTTCGGAAGGTAG
- a CDS encoding lactate racemase domain-containing protein, translating to MDVSRVVIPGIENIKLPCVAKIRQKIPRGDISSVSQVVREEIRKLRVKDKISKGKKIAITAGSRGIDRIAEVIKAIVDEVKHLGGEPFIVPAMGSHGGGEAQTQKEILAGYGITEQSVGAPVISSMEVVKLGETEEGIPVYIDKNAFSADGIIVVNRVKVHTDFAGEVESGLMKMMVIGLGKHEGASAIHELGFERFREVIPKVGAEILRKAPILFGIALVENAYHRLCKIQAVEPEDFYKAEKELLKEYKRKMPQIPFTSVDILVVDEIGKDISGSGMDTNVIGRAKGIDRDIKIIIALDLTEKTHGNACGIGFADLTTRKLFDKIDFNATYTNILTSGTLKGGFLPIVLENDEQAIKAAMKLVKKNEKEVRLVRIKNTLEIIEMEVSEKLFYEASCNPDIEIVGELRAMKTDGKGNLLDYPYQA from the coding sequence TTGGACGTCTCAAGAGTTGTGATTCCAGGCATTGAGAACATTAAGTTGCCTTGTGTGGCTAAGATACGGCAAAAAATTCCCAGGGGTGATATTAGCAGCGTTTCACAGGTTGTGAGGGAAGAAATTCGAAAACTTAGAGTCAAGGACAAAATCAGCAAAGGCAAAAAAATCGCGATTACTGCTGGGAGCAGGGGCATTGACAGGATTGCAGAAGTTATAAAAGCAATAGTTGACGAAGTTAAGCACCTGGGAGGAGAGCCTTTTATTGTTCCTGCCATGGGAAGCCACGGTGGTGGAGAAGCCCAGACCCAGAAAGAGATACTTGCAGGATATGGGATAACCGAGCAGAGCGTCGGTGCACCGGTAATTTCGTCTATGGAAGTGGTGAAGCTTGGAGAAACGGAGGAAGGTATTCCTGTTTATATCGATAAAAACGCTTTCTCCGCCGACGGCATTATTGTCGTCAACAGAGTTAAGGTTCACACTGACTTTGCTGGAGAAGTCGAGAGCGGTTTGATGAAAATGATGGTCATCGGATTGGGGAAACATGAAGGAGCTTCGGCAATCCATGAGCTTGGTTTTGAGAGGTTTAGAGAAGTTATTCCTAAAGTGGGGGCGGAAATACTGCGCAAAGCCCCTATCCTTTTTGGTATTGCTCTGGTTGAAAACGCTTACCACAGGCTATGCAAAATTCAGGCTGTTGAGCCTGAGGATTTTTATAAGGCAGAAAAGGAACTGCTGAAAGAATATAAGCGTAAAATGCCCCAAATACCCTTTACGAGTGTTGATATTCTGGTGGTGGATGAAATTGGCAAAGATATAAGTGGCAGCGGGATGGATACCAACGTCATTGGTCGTGCAAAAGGCATTGACAGGGATATCAAAATAATAATTGCACTGGACCTTACCGAAAAGACCCATGGCAACGCCTGTGGCATTGGTTTTGCCGATCTTACCACCAGAAAGCTATTTGATAAAATCGATTTCAATGCTACCTACACCAATATTCTGACTTCGGGTACTCTGAAAGGAGGATTTTTGCCCATAGTTTTGGAAAACGATGAGCAGGCAATTAAAGCTGCTATGAAATTGGTTAAAAAGAATGAGAAGGAGGTAAGGCTGGTTAGAATTAAAAATACGCTGGAGATAATTGAGATGGAGGTATCGGAGAAGCTCTTTTATGAAGCTTCTTGTAATCCAGATATAGAAATTGTCGGTGAGTTAAGAGCAATGAAGACAGACGGGAAAGGGAATTTACTCGACTATCCTTACCAGGCTTGA